Sequence from the Panicum virgatum strain AP13 chromosome 5N, P.virgatum_v5, whole genome shotgun sequence genome:
CGGAATCTTCAGAGAACTTGGCATCGCCTTTGAGCTTGCCTTTATCAACAGAATACCCAGGCTTCTGATAAGGCTTAGTAGAACTGCTCTTATCATTTCTGAATGatgttttcttcctttcttGCTCCAACTCTGATTCCTGCAAAAGTGCAAGAGCACTAGCAGTTTCCACATCCTTGGGGCGATGTAAAACAATGACAGCACGAATTTCATCTTTTAACCCGTGCAGAAAACGAGTGACAAAGAAAACATGATCATAAGCTGGGTTGTAAAGCAAGATGTGATGGGATAGTTCTATGAACCGATTATAGTATTCTTCTATCGAGCCTGTTTGGCGTAAGGCATCAAACTGTTTCATGTGAGTTTGGTATTGGTTGCGATCAAAGTGTTCACAAACCAAAGTGCAGAACTGACCCCAATTGGTAATGCGCCTTTTGCATTCGACAGAGTGGAGCCAAGAGGCCGCGGTGCCCAAAAAATTCAAAGCGGCAAAGCGAGTTTtcaaggaatcactcacgctaTAAACCTCAAAATACATCTCATAGCAATCCTTCCATAATCTAGGGTTTTCGCCATTAAATTTGGGGAAATCAAGTTTTGGGATGGGTGTTGAACGACCAACAGAGTGGGCATGATTCAGAGGTTGCTCATGGCGAGAAGGAATCGGGTCGGGAAACATACCCGTGACCGGGTGTGGCGGATGAGATCCAAGCATCCCACCACCAACATCCCGGTGATGGTCAGTGACGTGGTGCCCGCTGGGCGACTCCGAGGATGATGCAGGTGGGCGCATCTCCTGATGTGGAGCCAAGTTAAGGTCGAACGGGTTGAGGCCACGCGCGGATAGGTGTGGTGGTGCAGTCGACGGGCGGACCGGTAGTGGAGGTGGTCGAACGGCATGAGGCGGCGTGGACTCCGGCTGTGGAAGGGGAGGCGCAGCGCTGGTCGTCAACGTCAGGAGCTTAGCCATCGCAGCATCCACTGTCGACTGCCACTCCTCGAGACCCGTAAGCTTGTCAAGCATCTTCGTCATCACCGCTTCAAACCCGTCGATCTTCTTCGAGAGCTCGTCAATGGAAGTCATCATCTGCCACTCGAATTTGGTGGGTTTGCGGGGAGCCAGGTCGCGCAAGTCACGTCCCTGTCTACAACCTAAGTGGCGTGAATCGGAGGCGGGCGACAGCGACGGAACGGCTAACCGGCGCtatgcggtggccgccgccgactaGAAGTCGGTAGGCGGGGCGTGGACGCCGAGCTCGGAGGAGCAACGGCGGAGCGGACCTTGCGCTCGGGAAGAGTGTGAGGCCGGGCGGGACTGGATTGgaaaaaaatttgagcacccAATCCGAAGGCTCTTGATACCAAATGTCAGGATGCAAGTTcactggagaagaagaaggagttcggCGAGAGAAGAAGCAagtctggaggaagaagaagacagaTTGGGAATGGAATGTTCTGCTCAAATCAGTTAATCGATGTCTTCTGAATTCGCACGACAGCTATTTAACGCGCCGGTCACAGGCCGACCGGCTGACCCAACCCAACACGACTCAGATGGGCTTCTAAATCAAACTGGCCTCCGGCCCAATAGCTTTCCCGCTCAATTACCCACTGCTGCTCCTGACACCAAGCCCTGCACCGCCCCTCCGgactcgctgcgccgctgctcgccggttcGGCGCTTGGAGCGCGCTGCTCCAGGCAGGATTGGGGCGCTGCCGCCCCTCCGGCCGGCCagtcgccgccggccccgctccTCTGGACCCGTGGAGCCCCTGCGTGCCGGTTCGGCGCTTGGAGCGCTGCTCCAGCCATGGTTGGGGCATCGCCGCCACTCTGGCCGACATGACGCTGTCGGCCCCGCCCCGACACGAGCTCTCCCTGCCACCATCGCCGGCCACTAGGTggtcgccccgccgccgggagCTCGCCTTGCCGCCATCGCCCGCCACCAGGACCTCGCCCTGCTGCCGTCACCCCGCCGGAGCTACACGGTGAGGTGCAGATCTGGCGGCCGCCACGGGcgagggagcgccgccgcgggcaaaGGTCCGGCGCCAACGCAAGCCTCCGCGGTCAAGTGCCGTGCTTCGTGGAGGAAGAACCAGCTGACCAGTGGGGTCCACTGGTCAGTGAGAGTTCAAAGCCACAGCTAattcaaccaaacggtcttatGCTTTTCTTACGGCTATTTTTCCACAGCTGCTTTTCCACCGCTCAACCAAACACATCCTTAGTTTTTTGTATATTTTTATCttaaaataaattatataagattagagtccaATCTTTTTAAAACTGTTCTTAGATTATCTATGCTAAATTTTAAGACTCTTTTGTCACCCCTAGGCTGTATCCACACCAATGTCGCATGAGTTCAGGAGGGCTGTTGGAGTTAGGACAAGGGCTTCATGGGGCTCCCAACGTTCAGAATTCACATGCTTGGACAGGAGGTACAGGTACTTGTACATCTCCTAGAGTACCAGCCTTCTAGATGGTAATCCAAAGTGTTGCACTTGCACCACGTCGCCCTCCCCTGGAATCCTCGTAGCTCACGCAATTCCTGGAACGGTGGCATCTATCGGACACTTGCCAGAACAAGGCCTGAGCCTGTTAGCATCCACCTGCTGCCACTACATATTCTCGTCGCGAATGCCGAATACTGCCACCGTGTTCCCCCTCCGCGCCGCGCTCTGCccacgctcgccgccgcgctgcacAACCAGCAGGGCCAACTCCGTGCGCCAGAAAAGCAGCGCAAATGCCGAACGGGCAGCTAGCCCCACCGAAAGCTCCCGAGAATGGCTATCGGGGACGGACCGCCTCGTGTGAAAGAGATCAGAATCCACCACCCAGCAGCCGATGCTCATTCGGACGACAAGATCAAGCCGGCTACTGCAAGAACGCGCTCGCGTGTTCTGTTATGCGGGCTGCTGATCtcaccggcgccgcccccgggcCATTCTCGTCGTCCCGTCGCCGTCCCGTGGGTGGAAGATTTGTTTGATTCCCCTAATCTTTCCCTGAAGAAGAAATTAAGCCGATGCGTTCACACCAGAGTACTCGGCAATTGCCATGCCAAGGGTTTACGACTTTACGTTCCGCTAGCTGCCTAGCTCCACAGCTAAGTCTCTGTGTGGTTACTGGCATTTGCCGATTGCGTCGTCGCTGCTGCGAATCGGCACCCTGTTCCACGCACGATGCCTCGTTGTTGCTCAACGGCTTGCTGCTACCGTCCGCAGCCGCCGATCGAGGCCTTGAAACGCTTTGTCCAGTGCAGTTTCGACGATTGTAGACGGTAAACAGCTGCAGCAGACACGGCAGGGAAACTTGAAGGCTAGATAGAGGAATCTACACAAGAACGAGAAAGGTATCGAGAGACCgtttcagagagagagagagagaagggtacagagagagaaaaaaaaaaggcgcGGAACGGACCGGATTTAAAAAGGCCTGGCGGATTAAAAAGAGCTGACGAAGCTGCTTTATTCTTATTCGTTTCCCTTCTGGCGTTCCTCGGCCATCCATCCGCTGACACCGGCGCACGCGCGCGGGATGCTTCGGACACTTCAGGCGCTCTCGATCGACATGGAGTTCCGATTGCTtcccgtcaccgccgccgcacagCTATTTATAGCCGGCAAATCGGAGCTCGGTCTCCTCTTCCATTCCACGGTGCAGAGCAGAGCCACACAGAGCGCACACGGGCGCCCTCTGAACTCGAGGCCGACGGCGACTGACCACCATCAGCCATCAGGATGAGTGATCGCAGGTACTCATACCCGCCACCCCAGGGTAAGCGTCGTAATATCCTGCGTCGCGTGAGCGAGCCGGCCGGGCATCAGTTCATGTTCAGAGAGTGATGCATGCCTGTGCATGTGTGCATGAACTCGATCCGATTTTCGTGCATGGCCTGTGTGTTGTTATTGCACTCACTGTCTGCACCGGCCACGCACGCAGGGTACTACAGCAACGGACCGCCGGTGATGGCGCCGCCGCAGTACCAGTATgcagctccgccgcggcgggAGCCGAGCTTCCTTGAAGGATGGTAAGCAGTCATGCTAATATAATGCACGCTTCATGCTGAATTAACTGCCTCAGCAAGTACTAAGCTTCCTCTTGGAGCGACGAGTCTACTGAAACTGAAGTACCGAGGATAAACGTATACTCAGTAGAAAAttttaaaagttttttttaaaaaaatgatgtAGTAACGTTCACAGCTTCATCGATCTGGTTCTCGTAATCCATCACTGACAAAAAAGCaaaaaggaggaaaaggagAACCCTGTGTTTTTGTGCTAATAACGTGCTCTCTCTTGTATCTTGGACATGGACGACACCCAGCCTTGCTGccctgtgctgctgctgcctcataGACGAGTGCTGCTGCGACCCGTCGGTCATATTCGTGAGCTGATGATCATCCGAGAGATCACAACATATATGATGAAGTCCCAACCCAGCGATACATATATGCATGTATGTACAGTACAGCCCAGGAATATATGTGTGTCTGCGTGTTCGCCCTTTTGTTGGTGATGATGTGTTCAGGCTATACAAATACAGTAGTTTATCGCAAGTCCTCCGGTTAGATCGTCCGAGCCTCAGGATCAGACAGACGATGATCATGCTCTGAACTCTGATCCACGTGTTGCTCATGCATCAGGCATATGTTTACAGCTCCTATATTGTTTGAGCACAACACAACACGATATCTATGTATATGTACGAAGTATATTTGAATAAATTACGGCGGACAGAAAGTGTCTTTGGAGTATCTTGTAGTATCCCCCTTCTCTGAATACGCGTTTGGCATGGCTGTTTTATTAGAGTTGGGCCCTTCAGCATAGACGGTGGGCAATAAAAGAGCCCAGTTCTATACTAGTCCAGCACAGCATGTAACGGCCCGTGCTGTGTAGTAGGTTGGTTCAGTCGGGCAGTCGGTGCGAATTGGATTCTAGTTCAATGGTAGGACGGTATGGGATGCTACTCACcataattcaaattttgtttcaaaTCCTGGTGCTCGCactttttctgagatttttcTAAGATGTAAGCGGCGTTCTCGTCGACAACGAGGCGCCAGTGGTGACTTCGGGAATCTCCAGATCTGCCAGTATTCAGTCCTTCGGAGGTCCTCATAGGGATAGGATTTGCatacgtgtattcataggggtCAGTGTGCGTGCATGTGTGAACGTGCTCACAcctttttctgggatttttctAGGATGtaagcgacgttcccgtcgacaacAGGCACCAATGGTGACTTCATGAATCTTCAGATCTGCCCGTGTTCAATCCTTCGGAGGTCCTCATAGGGATAGTGTATGcatacgtgtgttcataggggtgagtATGCGTGCATGTGTGAGCGTGCTCGCAcctttttctgggatttttctAGGATGtaagcgacgttcccgtcgacaacGAGGCACCAGTGGCGACTTCGGAAATCTTCAGATCTACCGGTGCTCGGCCCTTCGGAGGCGCTTATAGGGGTAGGATTTGCATACGTGTGTCCATAtaggtgagtgtgcgtgcgtgtgtgaGCGTCTATGCTGTACTGTgtaattctcaaaaaaaatcagGCAGTCGGTTTATTTCAATGCTTTGGCAATAGAAATACCTTTGAGCGAAAGGGTTCGTAACACATGGTTACAAGAATCTGAATAGCACCTCAAGTTCTAAGTTTGACTTTTCGTTGGTATAAATATTATAGGATTTAATGATGTATTTTCAGTGGTATGGTTTCTATCGAAAGTGAGGTATATGTAGTAACTTCGACAATTTTAAAGATTTTACAGCTCAGTCTTTAAAAATGCTTATAGGATAAGTTCACGCTGGTACATTCAAAAGGGTAAGTGCATATATTGTAAGTGTCACGTTTATAGGCGTAAGTGCATATATTATAAGTGTCTGAATTATATTTTGTAATTAAAAAATAGGATTGTATTTTATAATTTAAAAAATGAAATACCTTGGAAGTAGTACTATTATTACTCCTACTATACTAGTATAATAATAAGAAGAAAAATCTGAAAGGGACGCCTGCAGTGCACCTTGACGCTGTTGCAGCTGTGGATATCGACGTCAAGACGTCAAGTCCGGGAGGCGAATTTGTCCCACTCCATCCTAGGGCCGCGTACCGTGGCAGGCCTGCTGCTGCGCAAGTGGAATTGGAAAAGGACCCTCCTGTCCGGCCACGACCGaccgggcacgggcacgggcacggtTTATCTTTGGCCCCGGCCATGCTCTGAGCCCAAATGGCAGGTCCATGAAG
This genomic interval carries:
- the LOC120675879 gene encoding uncharacterized protein LOC120675879 yields the protein MMTSIDELSKKIDGFEAVMTKMLDKLTGLEEWQSTVDAAMAKLLTLTTSAAPPLPQPESTPPHAVRPPPLPVRPSTAPPHLSARGLNPFDLNLAPHQEMRPPASSSESPSGHHVTDHHRDVGGGMLGSHPPHPVTGMFPDPIPSRHEQPLNHAHSVGRSTPIPKLDFPKFNGENPRLWKDCYEMYFEVYSVSDSLKTRFAALNFLGTAASWLHSVECKRRITNWGQFCTLVCEHFDRNQYQTHMKQFDALRQTGSIEEYYNRFIELSHHILLYNPAYDHVFFVTRFLHGLKDEIRAVIVLHRPKDVETASALALLQESELEQERKKTSFRNDKSSSTKPYQKPGYSVDKGKLKGDAKFSEDSEPQDKLDFLKAYH